In one Brassica oleracea var. oleracea cultivar TO1000 chromosome C9, BOL, whole genome shotgun sequence genomic region, the following are encoded:
- the LOC106318820 gene encoding uncharacterized protein LOC106318820 — protein MEPPPPSLSSTVVPAATSAIPPPPHVPSSYPESLDSSPKSRTTDAWDDLPPPGGGASSKLRLMCSYNGHILPRPQDKWLCYMGGDTRIIALDRTSSLSSLITRLSNTLLNGRSFTLKYQLPSEDLDSLISVTTDEDLDNMIEEYDRTISSAKPSRLRLFLFTTKPEATQSMGQILESSAKSDDWFLNRGFSDSDSDVNRLLGLDDTLRSNLVSKDDDGKHQQQIQQPPGGQDVHNLPDSPMLDTSSSFGSTSSSPSLANLPPIRVHVEEAKGMQDQRLGIEEHFARFNVGNKLQDDGFAAISSPPPVNAPTVSSGVFSDDERSNHCVPAGYRKPPTQQVKSNSGGHEMPSPDSVSSDSSMSNSVFHQRPSVNQEPVSQMPSCSSTLVTGLTNPSDPNTLLSHHQNQDSSYILHPQQSQPRQQQFIHSPQYLHHHPSTGLPLQSYIQVYPSQPQQSFHMHPSQLDHQPYPFYYTTAPVPPKPYNMPLTQSGSVSDSLGSLPSSHPQTLPNSTMMAPPPNNHLRNTPQPTGGAQIVHQVPPISLQQFMGYSQIHHPPQSGSVGIPNYGYEYVENAAPKQVYYTQQMGHAQYQMVLADGSPVAAKLPAENMAQQIRSSQPM, from the exons ATGGAACCACCGCCTCCTTCTCTCTCCTCCACCGTCGTTCCCGCAGCCACCTCTGCTATACCTCCTCCTCCTCACGTGCCATCATCTTACCCCGAGTCTCTAGACTCCTCCCCGAAGTCCCGCACCACGGATGCCTGGGACGATCTTCCTCCTCCCGGTGGCGGCGCTTCTTCCAAACTCCGTCTCATGTGCAGTTACAACGGTCACATCCTTCCCCGCCCGCAGGACAAGTGGCTCTGTTACATGGGCGGCGACACTCGCATCATTGCCCTCGACCGTACCTCCTCCCTCTCTTCTCTCATCACTCGTCTCTCCAACACGCTACTCAACGGCCGCTCCTTCACGCTCAAGTACCAGTTACCCAGCGAAGACCTTGATTCCTTAATCTCCGTCACCACCGACGAGGATCTCGATAACATGATCGAGGAGTATGACCGTACGATCAGTTCCGCCAAACCTTCTCGGCTGCGTTTGTTTCTCTTCACGACGAAGCCTGAAGCTACTCAATCGATGGGTCAGATTCTAGAGAGTTCGGCTAAGAGTGACGATTGGTTCCTCAATAGAGGATTCTCAGATTCTGATTCCGACGTCAATCGTTTGCTTGGCTTGGACGATACTCTCCGCTCTAATCTCGTCTCCAAAGATGACGATGGTAAACATCAGCAGCAGATTCAACAGCCTCCAGGAGGTCAAGATGTGCATAACTTGCCGGACTCTCCGATGTTGGATACATCCTCCTCTTTTGGATCAACTTCTTCCTCTCCCTCGCTCGCGAATCTCCCTCCGATTCGCGTCCATGTAGAGGAAGCTAAGGGGATGCAGGATCAGAGGCTTGGAATCGAAGAACATTTCGCACGATTCAACGTCGGGAATAAGCTTCAAGACGACGGATTCGCAGCGATCTCGTCACCACCGCCGGTGAATGCTCCAACCGTCTCAAGTGGGGTCTTCTCCGACGACGAGAGATCCAATCACTGTGTGCCAGCTGGATACAGAAAACCTCCGACTCAGCAGGTGAAATCGAACAGCGGTGGACACGAGATGCCATCACCCGATTCCGTTTCCAG TGATAGCAGCATGAGCAACTCTGTGTTTCATCAAAGACCTTCTGTCAACCAAGAGCCAGTTTCTCAGATGCCTTCTTGTTCTTCCACTCTAGTTACTGGTCTGACTAATCCTTCAGATCCAAACACACTCTTGTCACATCATCAGAATCAGGACTCAAGCTACATCCTTCACCCTCAACAATCTCAGCCACGACAGCAACAGTTCATACACTCACCTCAGTACCTTCATCACCATCCCTCTACTGGCCTTCCTCTCCAAAGTTACATCCAGGTTTACCCTTCCCAGCCTCAGCAGTCCTTCCACATGCACCCTAGTCAACTAGATCACCAGCCTTACCCCTTTTATTATACCACTGCTCCAGTCCCACCTAAGCCTTACAATATGCCTCTCACCCAATCTGGCAGTGTGAGTGATTCTCTAGGGTCTCTCCCTTCTAGCCATCCCCAGACGCTGCCTAATTCCACCATGATGGCTCCACCACCTAACAATCATTTGAGAAATACTCCGCAACCTACGGGTGGTGCTCAGATTGTTCACCAGGTACCACCTATAAGTCTGCAGCAATTCATGGGGTATTCTCAGATTCATCACCCACCCCAGTCTGGTTCAGTTGGGATTCCCAACTATGGATATGAATATGTGGAAAATGCCGCGCCCAAGCAGGTATACTACACGCAACAGATGGGTCACGCACAGTATCAGATGGTGCTGGCTGATGGCTCTCCTGTTGCTGCTAAGCTTCCAGCTGAGAACATGGCTCAACAGATCCGGAGTTCACAGCCAATGTGA